GTCGCGCTGGCCGTACCGGTATTGCGATTACTTTTGCTGAAGTGAACGAATACGTCAAAGTACACAAAATCGAAAAATACATCGGCCGTAAATTGCCTGAGCTGACCATCGAAGGCATGGAACCGACACGCAAACGCAAATCAGCCGGCGGTAAACCGAAAGGCAAAGGCGGCTGGGGCGATCGCAAATCCGGCGGCTGGCGCGGCGATAAGAAACCGGCTAAAGAAGGCTTCGGCGGCAAATCTCGCGGCGAAGGCCATAAAAAAGACGGTTTCAAGAAAGATGGCTTTAAGAAAGATGGTTTCAAAAAAGCTGACGATTTCAAAAAAGGCGGCGAAGGCTTTAAAGGCAAGCGCAAATCTAACGACAGCTTTGGCGGCAAACATAAAAAAGGTTGATTGCTTCAATCTTAAGACCATCTGAAAAGACATAAGGGCGTGTGAAGACACGCCTTTTTTATGATTTCAAGTTTCGTATAGAAAAAAGCGTGGGATTGATCCCACGCTTTTTCAGACGGCCTCTTACAAAGCAGCCAATACGGCATCGCCCATTTCGGAGCAGGAAACCAGTTTGGTGCCTTCTTCGTAAATGTCACCGGTACGCAAGCCTTGTTGCAGTACTTTTTGTACGGCGTTTTCAACTTGTTGAGCGCGTACTTCGTCGTTTAGGCTGTAACGCAGCAACATGGAAAGAGACAAAACGGTCGCCAGCGGATTGGCTTTGTTTTGACCGGCAATGTCGGGAGCAGAGCCGTGGGACGGTTCGTACAGGCCTTTGCCGTTTTCGTCCAAAGAAGCGGAAGGCAGCATACCGATGGAGCCGGTCAGCATGGAGGCTTCGTCGGAGAGGATATCGCCGAAGATGTTGCCGGTGGCAATCACGTCAAATTGTTTGGGCGCACGCACGAGCTGCATGGCGGCGTTGTCGACGTACATATGGGAAAGCTCGACATCAGGGTATTCTTTGCCGATTTCTTCAAAGATTTCGCGCCACAGTTCGGTAGTTTCCAAAACGTTGGCTTTGCCGACGGAGCAGACTTTTTTGCTGCGTTTTTGAGCGGATTGAAAGGCAACGTGGGCAATACGGCGGATTTCGCTTTCGCTGTATTTCATGGTGTTGTAGCCTTCGCGTTCGCCGTTTTCCAAAACACGGATGCCGCGCGGTTCGCCAAAGTAAATATCGCCGGTCAGTTCGCGTACGATAAGGATGTCGAGGCCGGCTACGATTTCCGGTTTCAAAGTAGAAGCATTGGCCAGCTCTTTATACAAAATGGCAGGGCGCAAATTGGCAAACAGATTCAAGTCCTTACGGATGGCCAACAAGCCGCGCTCAGGGCGCAGCGGACGGTCGAGATTATCGTATTGAGGAGAACCGACTGCACCAAGCAGGACCGCATCGGCTTTACGGCAAAGGTTTTGCGTGAATTCTGGATAAGGATGGCCGTATTCGTCATAGGCTTCGCCGCCCAAAGGTGCGTATTCGTAGCTGACATCCAAACCTTGTTCGATAAGTTTGTCGAGTACGCGGACGGTTTCTGCAACGATTTCAGGGCCGATGCCGTCGCCGCGCAAGATAGCGATATGTTTGGTCATTTCGGGTTTCCTTATGGGAAGGTTTTAGGTAAAGGGCAGGTCGTCTGTTTTTCAGACGGCCTTAAATCAATTTACTCTGAAAACGCTGATTGTCCCATTATGGTACTGGTAAAGCTGGGTAGAAATCGCGTAGGCAGAGTCTTCAAATGCCTGCAGGGCGATATTCGCCATCGCCTGCAAAGCCTCTTCATCGGACGGGCTGCAAACGAGTAGGGCGTTGCGTGCCGGGACTGCAAAAACAGGGTTAGCCGGTAGCATAGGATCGTCTTTAAGTACTTCGTCCAAAAGCAAAATCAGGGAAGCATCATAGTCGTTGTCCAAATGAATTTGAGCCAATGACCAACCTTCGGCATGATGAATTTGAACACGTCCATTCATCCGTTGGCGCAGATTATCCATGGCGGTACGATACAAGGCGTCCTCATCTTCAATACCGGCCTCTTTCATATGCTCACGATTGAGCGTATGCATGGATTCTTCCGTATCCACCATATAAAGCAACATAATATCGCCCGCAATCGGTTTATATACCAGATAATCGGCAGGTTCGGCTTCGTCCGTATTTGTAATCAGTCTGGCGTTTTCCAGATAAATCGTATTTTTAATTGTCGGAAGAATTTGTTGTGCTGAAACACTGGCATCAGTGTCTTGAATCTTATAGATAACCGCTAAATTGGCAGCAACAATAGCCTCCAAGGCCTCGGGATTTTGCAGATAACTTGTGTAATGGTTGCTCAAATATGTGCTGAATGATGCTTCATCGTCTTCGGAAAAATGGACAATGATCGGCGAAGACGCAATATTTTCGCCCCAGTCGATTTTTGCCTCAAGATCCAATTCTTCTTGGATGCGACGGGCAAAGTATTCGACAAATTCCTGCCAAGTCATTAATTTAGGTTTGGAGCGGAACAACCTGCTGAAAAAAGACATATTGTGTCCTGATAAGGGGATAAGGCCGTCTGAAATATTATAGACGTTCGGTTTCAACACGGATTTTAAAAACGACTTTGCGTATGTTCGGCCTGTCGCCGACCAATGGGGCATGCGCATCATTCGGGAAAAATAGCGCAAATTCGCCAGGCTCTAAGGTCAGCCAAGTCTCCGGCTCGCAGTTGAAAAACTCAATATCGCGCTTTTCGTTGTAGCCTAAACCGTTTTTCAGACGGCCTCTATCTATCCAGCCATATATTTCGTTACCATCAATCGGCGTTTGAATATCAATATGTTTTAAGTGCGCTTCAGGCTGGGCTTCTCTCTGCGTCCTCATCGGCTCGCTGCCGATAAAAATACGGATATTGGGATTCTCGCATGGCACTTGGCCGTCCGGCAGCTTGGCAAAATCCAAGGTCTGCAACAGGTGGAAGGCTTCGGCAAAGTCGGGATGCAAGGCAGCGTAGCGGGTGGCATTGTTTATGGTGTCGGTAATCATAATATATTTGTGTAGATTAAAGGCCGTCTGAAACACTTAAATTTTTCAGACGGCCTTTTGTATATCAACCGTTAAACAGCCAAGGCTGGCTTTGGCGGCGTTTTTCTTCAAAGGCGTGAATTTCGTCAGCGTGTTGCAGGGTCAGGCCGATTTCGTCCAAGCCGTTTAAGAGGCAGTGTTTGCGGTGTTCGGTAATGTCGAATGTGAATGTTTCGCCGCTAGGGGTGGTCAGGGTTTGCTCGGCAAGGTCGATGGAGAGTTGATAGCCTTCGGTTGCTTCAACTTCTTTGAAAAGCTGGTCCACCTGTTCTTCTGTCAAAACGATAGGCAGGAGGCCGTTTTTGTAGCAGTTGTTGAAGAAGATATCGGCAAAGCTGGGGGCGATGACGGCGCGGAAGCCGTAGTCGTCCAATGCCCAAGGGGCGTGTTCGCGTGAAGAGCCGCAACCGAAGTTTTTGCGCGTCAACAGGATTTGCGCGCCTTGATAGCGTGGTTGGTTCAGGGAAAAATCGGGGTTCAGCGGGCGTTTGCTGTTGTCCATGCCCGGTTCGCCGTGGTCGAGGTAACGCCATTCATCAAAGGCATTGGGGCCGAAGCCGCTGCGTTTGATGGATTTCAGAAATTGTTTGGGGATGATGGCATCGGTATCGACGTTGCTGCGGTCGAGCGGGGCGACGATGGCGGTAATTTTGGTAAAGGCTTTCATGTCAGATTCTTATAGTAATAATGGGAAATTTTATGGCTATTCGGGTTAGTGTGTGCTGTGCAAACCGATTCGGTTGCCTTCTGTATCTTCGATAAATGCTGCAAAGCCGTTGGCAATGCGGAATTTCTCTTGTAACAGTTTGCCGCCTGCTGCGACGGCTTTTTCTGCTGTTTCGGCACAATCCGGGCAATTGAAGAAAATGGTTGTACCGCCGTGGCCGGGCTTGGCATTGCTATCGTGCCAAATCATGCCGGCCGTACCGTGTTGGGTGTAATCGGCTGGAAAAATGATGAAACGGAATCCGTTGCCGCCAACGTCTTGCAGGGGCTTGTCGAATACGGATTCGTAAAAGGCTTTGGCGCGATCCAAATCGTGAGCGTGAATACCAAACCAGCTTGACGGATTACTCATTATTTCTTCCTTTTGCTTGGAATCGTGAAAATGTCTGAACAAGTAATAAGGTATCAGGCCGTCTGAAACGGAGTCAGGAGCTTCAGACGGCCTGATTTACCGAATTATTCGGTAGCGGCTTCGATTTTTTCTCCAACATGGCTCATGCCGCGGCCTACTGCATTGCCGCCTTTTTTAACAGCTTCGCCGGTTTTGTCGACAACGTGTTCAGCGGTTTCTTTGGTTTTATCGGCTACGCGCTCGGCAGTCTCTTTGGTTTTGTCCCAATTGCGGTTGGTATCGTCTTTTGCGCCGGACCAAGTGCTGGAACAAGCTGACAGGATGAGGGCTGCGGCAGCCAATGTAAACAGTTTTTTCATACTAGATTCCTTTCAAGTTATCAATGATTAAGAAGGTTTTCAGACGTTTTGCGCAATAGGAAAACTTACTTGAGCAAGGTATTGTTTCAGACGACCTGATCAATAAAGGCCGTCTGAAAATACTTTAAGCCATAGTGCGGATGTCGGTAAAGTGGCCGGTCACTGCGGCTGCGGCTGCCATGGCAGGGCTGACGAGGTGGGTGCGTCCGCCGTTGCCTTGACGGCCTTCAAAGTTACGGTTGGAAGTAGAGGCACAACGTTGTCCCGGGGTCAGGCGGTCGGCATTCATGGCGAGGCACATAGAGCAACCCGGCTCGCGCCATTCAAAACCGGCTTCTATAAACACTTCGTGCAAGCCTTCTTTTTCTGCCTGCTCTTTAACCAAACCGGAGCCGGGGACAATCAATACGCGTTGTACATTGTCCGCTTTTTTGCGGCCTTTGGCGATAGCGGCGGCTTCGCGCAAGTCTTCGATACGGCTGTTGGTGCAAGAACCGATAAAGACGATATCGACAGGGATTTCGTTTAATGGCGTACCGGCTTCCAAACCCATGTATTCAAGGGCGCGTTCCATGCCGCTGCGTTTGACCGGATCGGCTTCTTCGGCAGGATTAGGCACTTTGCCGCTGATGTCTAAAACCATTTCAGGCGAGGTGCCCCAAGTTACTTGAGGCTCGATGTCTTCGGCTTTGAAGTGGTATTCTTTATCAAATACGGCACCTTCGTCAGACACCAGCGTACGCCAGTACTCGACGGCTTTGTCCCACGCTTCGCCTTTAGGTGCGAAAGGTTTGCCTTTTACATAGTCGATGGTGGTTTGGTCGACGGCAACCATGCCTGAGCGCGCACCGGCTTCGATCGCCATATTGCACAAGGTCATGCGGCCTTCCATAGAAAGGCTGCGGATGGCTTCGCCGCCAAACTCGATGGCGTAGCCCGTACCGCCTGCCGTACCGATTTGGCCGATGATGTAAAGTGCCACGTCTTTGGCAGTAACACCGGGTTTCAGACGGCCTTCAACGGAAATCAGCATAGATTTGGATTTTTTTGCGGTAATGCACTGGGTCGCCATGGTGTGTTCGACTTCGGAAGTGCCGATACCGTGCGCCAATGCGCCGAATGCGCCGTGGGTAGAAGTGTGCGAGTCGCCACAAACGACGGTCATGCCGGGCAGGGTAGCGCCTTGCTCCGGGCCCATAACGTGCACGATGCCTTGGCCTTTATCCATAAACGGGAAGTAGGCGAGTGCGCCAAACTCTTTAATGTTTTTGTCCAAAGTATCGACTTGCAGTTTGGAAATCGGATCTTGGATACCTTTGTCCCAGTCGCCGGTCGGGGTGTTGTGGTCGGCTGTGGAGACCACGCTGTCGATACGCCAGAGTTTGCGGCCGGCCATTTTCAAGCCTTCAAATGCTTGCGGGCTGGTTACTTCGTGAACCAGGTGGCGGTCGATGTAAAGCAGGACAGTGCCGTCTTCTTCTTCGCGGACAACGTGGCTGTTCCAAAGTTTATCGTAAAGGGTTTGTGCGCTCATGATGAGTATTCTTTGCTATTGGTAGGTATGAATGATGGTTTGCGTTTATGGGCGGATTTTAGGCTTTTTATAGGGGCTGCGCAATAGAAATTTGTCCAATTTTTAAAATTTGTCGCAAAGTTTCAAAAACGCTTATCAAAAATTGGACAAATTGTAGAATTGTTAACAAAAAGATGCATCTTATCTGAAAGAATGCTTGTCGAAATGCACTAAAAAGTTCTATCATTCTCACTCAACATCCACACTTACCAAGAGGTATAGAGAATGAAATTACCGGTAATGGCTCCTGAGCATCTGACTCAATTACGGGAATTTGAGAAAAAAGTCCTTGCCAATCATGCCAAAATCGAAGCATGGTTCCGTTCGCATTGGAACGAACACCGTCCGCCGTTTTATGGCTCGGTTGACATCCGTAATGCCGGTTACAAAATTTCATCTATCGATATGAACCTGTTTCCGGGCGGCTTCAATAATTTGAATCCCAACTTTATCCCGCTGGCGGCGGTTGCCGCGCAAGATGCGGTACAGCGCGCATGTGAAACGGCAAAATCCGTATTGATTATTCCTGAAAACCACACGCGCAACACATTCTATCTGCAAAACGTTTACGCCCTCAGCGAGATTTTGCGTTCGGCAGGATACGAAGTGCGCTTGGGCAGCTTGAATCCTGAAGTGACTGAGCCAACCGAGTTTGAAACCGCATTAGGCAACAAAATTTTGCTTGAACCTTTATTGCGTACCCGTGAGCGTGTACATCTTGCCGACGGTTTCTCGCCTTGCGTTGTTTTGTTGAACAATGACTTGTCTGCGGGTGTTCCTGAAATCCTTAAAGGTATCAACCAAACCGTTTTGCCTCCATTGCACGGCGGCTGGACGACTCGCCGTAAAACCGAACATTTCGGCGCGTACAACCAAGTTGCTGCCGACTTTGCCAAGTTGATTGACATCGACGAATGGCAAATCAATCCTTATTTTGAAAAAATCAGCGGTTTGGATTTCCAAGAGCGTGAAGGCGAGGATGCGTTGGCAGACGCGGTAGAACGCGTATTGGCGAAAATTCAAGCCAAATACGATGAATTGGGCATTACCGACCAGCCTTTCGTTATTGTGAAAGCCGATGCAGGTACTTATGGCATGGGCGTAATGAGCGTTAAATCTGCGGATGAAGTGCGCGGCTTGAACCGTAAAAACCGCAACAAAATGGCGAAAGTCAAAGAGGGTTTAGAAGTTAGCGAAGTCATTGTCCAAGAAGGTATTTATACCTACGAAACCATGAACGGCGCCGTGTGTGAACCTGTCGTTTATATGATGGACCGTTTCGTTATCGGCGGTTTCTTCCGTGTACACGAAGGCCGTGGTGCAGACGAAAACCTCAACGCCGGCGGCATGGTATTCGTCCCGCTGTCCAACAGCATCCCCACCGGCAGCGGCGACAATTCCCAAGAAGCGCCCGAAGCCTGCAAGCGCGTATTTGAACAATGGGACTCGCTCGGCATGCCACGTTCTGAAAAAGACTGCGACGTCGACAATGAACACAACCGCCTCTACGTTTACGGCGTAATGGCGCGCCTGTCCTTGCTTGCTGCCGCATTGGAATTGGAGAAAACCGCGCCTCAAGCCTAATAAAGCATAAAGCGTTGATCGATATTGTCAGGCCGTCTGAAAATTTGTTTTCAGACGGCCTTTTCTGTCTGTACAATTCATTCTAACTAAAAAACATGATTTATTTTTATGAGCAAACCAGCCAATCCAGTTGAGACAACCGACAATCTGCAAGACCAAACCATGCAGCGCAGCAATACCGACAATGCGCCGCGTTCTGCTATCCATCAAACCTTGTATTCCGCCGATACCTTTGTTCAGCATGATTATCTTGCCGGAAAAAATTTGCCCGATATTGCCCATCCGCAAGAAGGTCAAATCAACTGGCTGCATTTTGTCGGTATTAATGATGTCGTCTTGCTCAAACACGCGCTTGAACCTTATGGTATTCATGAGCTAGTTATTGAAGATATTCTCAGCCGCAAGCAGCGTCCGAAAATCGAAGACTACGGCAACTATGTATTTACTGCCGCACAGGTATACCACTATACCTCTACGGGCAAACTCCATTCTGACCAAGTGTATGTGATTATCGGCAAAGATTTTGTGTTGTCTTTCCAACAAAAACCGTTGGGCTTGTTCAGCCATCTCCGTCGGCAGATGCACGAAAATCCGCACAATATTTTGAACAAAAATACGGCGTTTCTTGCTTATTGCCTGCTTGACCGTATTGTGGACGACTATTTCATTGTTTTGGAGTCATACAACAACCGCGTCGAAGTCATAGACAAGTCCCTGTTTAAAAATGAAAACAGCGATATTCTCAGTAAGATTCACCGCCTCAAGCGAGATGCCGTCCGTCTGCGACGCACGCTTTTACCATTGCGCGATGTGTTCTATCAACTGGCCGTGCGCGGCGATTTTGCCATTTTCAAAGGCGAGTCGACCGTCTATCTGCGCGACGTGTACGACCACAATATGCAACTTATCGAATCGCTTGATGCCTCGCGTGATATGGTGTTGAGCATGATGGACATTTACCTTTCCTTCCAATCCAACCGCATGAACCAGCAAATGCGCGTGTTGACGGTTATCACCATCATCTTTATGCCGCTGACCGTCATCACCGGCATCTACGGCATGAACTTCGACAATATGCCCGAGCTGCATTGGCATTACGGCTACTTCATGGTTTTGGGTATGATGCTGTGCATTATTATCGGACTGCTGATTTTCTTCTCACGTAGAAAATGGCTGTAAACGGGTAGGCAATGGGTTGAAATTCAACGATTAAAAACGGTAGAATGATTTTGCACATGTGCAGTCTGAAGTTTTCAGACAATTTTAAAATAAATATCAAAAGGAGAATAAACGATGAAACCGGAACGCCAACTACCTTCCCATGAACTGATCATGTCCGAACTGATGATGCCTTATACGGCAAACTTCAGCGGCAATGTTCACGGCGGCGATCTTCTGCGCCTGCTCGACCAAGTGGCATATTCCTGCGCCTGCCGTTACAGCGGAACCTATTGCGTTACTCTGTCTGTTGATAAAGTATTGTTTAAAGAGCCTATTCATGTCGGCGAACTGGTAACCTTTTACGCTAGTATCAACTACACCGGCCGTACTTCTATGGAAGTCGGTATCCGTGTGGAGGCGCAAAACATCCACACTGGCGAAGTGCGTCATACCAACAGCTGCTACTTCACCATGGTTGCTGTTGAAGACGGTAAGCCGGTTCCTGTCCCGCCTTTGGAAATCAATACACAGCGCCAACGCTGCCGTTATGAAAGGGCTAAAAAGCGTAAAGAGTTGAGTTTGCAGGCTGCGAACGAAGATTCTGGCTGTAACTAAATTAAATTTATTAAATAATGAAGGCCGTCTGAAATCCTGTTTCAGACGGCCTTCACGCAAAAGCCATAAACTGAGACCTTTGCAAAAGTCCTTTTCCTCCAACAGCCGAAACCCAAACACAGGTTTTCGGCTGTTTCCGCCACCAATCACTCCCTAACTCTACTCAAATACCCCCTTAATCCTCCCCGGACACCCGATAATCAGGCATCCGGCCGCATTTTAGGCAGTAACAGGCACACTTAGCCTGTTAGCCGCTTTCAACAGGTTCAAACACATCGCCTTCAGATGGCTTTGCGCACTCACTTTACACAGACCGAAATAGGCTACCCGCGCATAGCGGAATTTACGGTGCAGCGTACCGAAGCTTTGTTCGACCACATAACGGGTCTTCGACAAATGTCGGTTGCGTTTGGTTTGCGTTTCCGTCAGCGGACGGTTGTGGTGGGCTTTGCGCATAATGCCGTCCTGCAGCCGATGCTCTTTCAAATGTTGCCGGTTTTCCTCACTGTCATAGCCTTTGTCGGCATAGACGGTCGTACCTTCGGGCAGTCCTTCCAACAAAGGCAACAGGTGTTTGCATTCATGGACATTGGCGGGGGTAATGTGCAGTTTCTCGATATAGCCTTCCGCATTGGTACAGGTATGTTGTTTGTAACCGAGTTTGTAGAGGCCGTTTTTCTTTATCCAACGGGCATCGCTGTCTTTACTCAGTGTGGTTTGTCCGCTGACTTGTCCTTCTTCATCGACTTCTATGGCCTGGCGTTGTTTGCTGCCGGCGGTCTGAATAATGGTGGCGTCAACAACGGCGGCGGATGCTTTCTCTACTTTTAGGCCTTTTTCGGTCAGTTGTCGGTTGATCAGTTCCAGCAGTTCGGACAGGGTATTGTCTTGCGCCAGCCAGTTGCGGTAGCGGCATAAGGTGCTGTAATCGGGGATGCTCAGTTCGTCAAAACGGTAAAACAGGTTGAAATCGATGCGGGTGATGAGGCTGTGTTCGAGTTCGGGATCGGAGAGGCTGTACCATTGGCCGAGCAGGACGGCTTTGAACATGGATAACAGGGGATAGGCGGGACGACCTAGGATTAGTTGATAAATGTGTCGCCGTATGGTTTAAATAATAAATTCATGGGGTTTCAAGACTATTTACAAAAAACACCTAAACATCTGATCGCTCTTTTATGTGAAATGCCGTCTGAAATTTCAGACGGCATTTGTGTCTAAGTTCATTACGATAACAATTTTTTCAATTCTAATTCACCGACACGCTCGCAGGCTTTACGGTAATATTCGTTGCTTTCTACTTGAGCAACAAAGCGTTCGATGTTCGGGAATTTGCCCTTAGGTACGAACATGAGAGCAAATTGCAGCGGGAAGGACATCATGATGTCGGCGCCGCTTAATTCTTCGCCTAAAAACCAAGTTTTACCATTTAGACTGCTTTCTATATAGCTGATGTGTAGGTCAAATTGAGCATCATAAAATGGTTTCATGGCTTCGCTCGGAGTAATGTATTTTGTCAACATTGCGGACATAGCTGAGCCTTCGGCGTAATGTAACCATTGCAAGTAGGCACTATAGTCAGCATGGTTAACATCGGGATGTAATTTGCCGTTGCCGTAACGAGCTAGGATGTATTCAACAATTGCTCCGCTTTCAGCAATAACGGTTTCATTGTCTTTAATCAGTGGAGATTTTCCTAGCGGATGAATGTCTTGCAGCTCTTTAGGGGCTTGTTTAGTCACAGGATCGCGCTCAAAATTTTTCACGTCATACGGCAAGTTCAGCACTTCCAGCAACCATGCGATACGTTGTGAACGAGATTGTTTAAGGTTGTATAGGGTGATCATGTTTTACTCCTTGTTTCTCTGTGAAGTTAGGCAGCTTGAGCACTACTTGATGTATTCAGGCAGCCTTTATTTTATCATAAATCAAAAGATTGGCTCACATTCACATGTAAGCGTACATCGACATTCCCACGTGTAGCGTTGGAATAAGGGCAAACTTCGTGTGCACGAGTAATCAATTTGCGGGCTTCATCTTCAGTCAAACCTGCTACGGCAATCGTGATATCTAAATCTAAGCCAAATGCACCATCTGCTTTTTGACCAATACCCACGCCAACTGTCGTAGAAGATTTCGTTGGTTTCAAACCGAGGGTCGGTGCAACATGATTCATCGCACTATCAAAACAAGCGGCGTAACCCATTGCGAAAAGTTGTTCTGGGTTAGTGCCTTGCTTGCCGCTTTCATTTTGGAAAGAAACTAAATCAAAGCCGACTGAACCATCATCTACTTGGGTATGACCATCACGACCGCCGGTTGCTGTTGCTGAAGTTTTGTAGAAAATTTTCATCGTATTATCCTCAATTAAATATGGATTAACTGTTTGGGCGTATTGCCGTTGAAAGTGAAGCCATTATATTGAACTGCGTGTAGAGGTGTTATATGATTTCTCCAAGTTACTTGCCTATTTCTCTAAAATCATGTTTTCAACTGAAACGATCGAACGCTTATTAAAGGTTATTCCACATAACGAACTCTATTCATCACCAATTAAAGGCTTGGTGATTCGCCATGCCGATCAACCGTTTTGCTACGAAGGTGTTATTCAAGAACCGAGCATTTGCATCGTGCTAAGCGGGGAACGTGAAATACAGTTGGGCGAACAATGTTACCGTTTTGACAATCACCACTTTATGTTCTGCCCTGTCAATGTGCCGATGCGCGGTGAGATTAAATATGCAGAGCCGAAAAAGCCGTTTTTAGTGATGTCGATGAAAATTGATATTGAGAGCGTTAGCAAGATTTTATTAGTAAATCCAAACCTTGCAGATGATGTTAAACAGGGCAACGAAGGTTTTGCACAATGGCATTTGGATGAATCCCTCAAAAATGCCGTTAAACGCTTATTACTTTTGCACGAAAATCCAAAAGATATTGAATTTCTTGCACCACTTATCCAACAAGAAATCTATTATCGACTCCTTACTGGCGAACAAGGCGGCAAATTTAAAGCCATGGTAAGCAATGGATCGCACACCAAAAAAATCGCCCAAGCCACCCATTATCTGCAACAGCATTTTAGCGAAACCATCACCGTGGAAACCTTGGCAAATCTGAGTGGTATGTCACTGTCTGGTTTCCATAGTCATTTTAAGAAGATAACCAGCCTTTCACCGCTGCAATACCAAAAA
The sequence above is a segment of the Neisseria perflava genome. Coding sequences within it:
- the leuB gene encoding 3-isopropylmalate dehydrogenase — protein: MTKHIAILRGDGIGPEIVAETVRVLDKLIEQGLDVSYEYAPLGGEAYDEYGHPYPEFTQNLCRKADAVLLGAVGSPQYDNLDRPLRPERGLLAIRKDLNLFANLRPAILYKELANASTLKPEIVAGLDILIVRELTGDIYFGEPRGIRVLENGEREGYNTMKYSESEIRRIAHVAFQSAQKRSKKVCSVGKANVLETTELWREIFEEIGKEYPDVELSHMYVDNAAMQLVRAPKQFDVIATGNIFGDILSDEASMLTGSIGMLPSASLDENGKGLYEPSHGSAPDIAGQNKANPLATVLSLSMLLRYSLNDEVRAQQVENAVQKVLQQGLRTGDIYEEGTKLVSCSEMGDAVLAAL
- a CDS encoding DUF1444 family protein, which encodes MSFFSRLFRSKPKLMTWQEFVEYFARRIQEELDLEAKIDWGENIASSPIIVHFSEDDEASFSTYLSNHYTSYLQNPEALEAIVAANLAVIYKIQDTDASVSAQQILPTIKNTIYLENARLITNTDEAEPADYLVYKPIAGDIMLLYMVDTEESMHTLNREHMKEAGIEDEDALYRTAMDNLRQRMNGRVQIHHAEGWSLAQIHLDNDYDASLILLLDEVLKDDPMLPANPVFAVPARNALLVCSPSDEEALQAMANIALQAFEDSAYAISTQLYQYHNGTISVFRVN
- a CDS encoding YhcH/YjgK/YiaL family protein, which translates into the protein MITDTINNATRYAALHPDFAEAFHLLQTLDFAKLPDGQVPCENPNIRIFIGSEPMRTQREAQPEAHLKHIDIQTPIDGNEIYGWIDRGRLKNGLGYNEKRDIEFFNCEPETWLTLEPGEFALFFPNDAHAPLVGDRPNIRKVVFKIRVETERL
- the leuD gene encoding 3-isopropylmalate dehydratase small subunit; translation: MKAFTKITAIVAPLDRSNVDTDAIIPKQFLKSIKRSGFGPNAFDEWRYLDHGEPGMDNSKRPLNPDFSLNQPRYQGAQILLTRKNFGCGSSREHAPWALDDYGFRAVIAPSFADIFFNNCYKNGLLPIVLTEEQVDQLFKEVEATEGYQLSIDLAEQTLTTPSGETFTFDITEHRKHCLLNGLDEIGLTLQHADEIHAFEEKRRQSQPWLFNG
- a CDS encoding VOC family protein; the protein is MSNPSSWFGIHAHDLDRAKAFYESVFDKPLQDVGGNGFRFIIFPADYTQHGTAGMIWHDSNAKPGHGGTTIFFNCPDCAETAEKAVAAGGKLLQEKFRIANGFAAFIEDTEGNRIGLHSTH
- the leuC gene encoding 3-isopropylmalate dehydratase large subunit produces the protein MSAQTLYDKLWNSHVVREEEDGTVLLYIDRHLVHEVTSPQAFEGLKMAGRKLWRIDSVVSTADHNTPTGDWDKGIQDPISKLQVDTLDKNIKEFGALAYFPFMDKGQGIVHVMGPEQGATLPGMTVVCGDSHTSTHGAFGALAHGIGTSEVEHTMATQCITAKKSKSMLISVEGRLKPGVTAKDVALYIIGQIGTAGGTGYAIEFGGEAIRSLSMEGRMTLCNMAIEAGARSGMVAVDQTTIDYVKGKPFAPKGEAWDKAVEYWRTLVSDEGAVFDKEYHFKAEDIEPQVTWGTSPEMVLDISGKVPNPAEEADPVKRSGMERALEYMGLEAGTPLNEIPVDIVFIGSCTNSRIEDLREAAAIAKGRKKADNVQRVLIVPGSGLVKEQAEKEGLHEVFIEAGFEWREPGCSMCLAMNADRLTPGQRCASTSNRNFEGRQGNGGRTHLVSPAMAAAAAVTGHFTDIRTMA
- the gshA gene encoding glutamate--cysteine ligase produces the protein MKLPVMAPEHLTQLREFEKKVLANHAKIEAWFRSHWNEHRPPFYGSVDIRNAGYKISSIDMNLFPGGFNNLNPNFIPLAAVAAQDAVQRACETAKSVLIIPENHTRNTFYLQNVYALSEILRSAGYEVRLGSLNPEVTEPTEFETALGNKILLEPLLRTRERVHLADGFSPCVVLLNNDLSAGVPEILKGINQTVLPPLHGGWTTRRKTEHFGAYNQVAADFAKLIDIDEWQINPYFEKISGLDFQEREGEDALADAVERVLAKIQAKYDELGITDQPFVIVKADAGTYGMGVMSVKSADEVRGLNRKNRNKMAKVKEGLEVSEVIVQEGIYTYETMNGAVCEPVVYMMDRFVIGGFFRVHEGRGADENLNAGGMVFVPLSNSIPTGSGDNSQEAPEACKRVFEQWDSLGMPRSEKDCDVDNEHNRLYVYGVMARLSLLAAALELEKTAPQA
- the corA gene encoding magnesium/cobalt transporter CorA; its protein translation is MSKPANPVETTDNLQDQTMQRSNTDNAPRSAIHQTLYSADTFVQHDYLAGKNLPDIAHPQEGQINWLHFVGINDVVLLKHALEPYGIHELVIEDILSRKQRPKIEDYGNYVFTAAQVYHYTSTGKLHSDQVYVIIGKDFVLSFQQKPLGLFSHLRRQMHENPHNILNKNTAFLAYCLLDRIVDDYFIVLESYNNRVEVIDKSLFKNENSDILSKIHRLKRDAVRLRRTLLPLRDVFYQLAVRGDFAIFKGESTVYLRDVYDHNMQLIESLDASRDMVLSMMDIYLSFQSNRMNQQMRVLTVITIIFMPLTVITGIYGMNFDNMPELHWHYGYFMVLGMMLCIIIGLLIFFSRRKWL
- a CDS encoding acyl-CoA thioesterase; translation: MKPERQLPSHELIMSELMMPYTANFSGNVHGGDLLRLLDQVAYSCACRYSGTYCVTLSVDKVLFKEPIHVGELVTFYASINYTGRTSMEVGIRVEAQNIHTGEVRHTNSCYFTMVAVEDGKPVPVPPLEINTQRQRCRYERAKKRKELSLQAANEDSGCN
- a CDS encoding glutathione S-transferase family protein yields the protein MITLYNLKQSRSQRIAWLLEVLNLPYDVKNFERDPVTKQAPKELQDIHPLGKSPLIKDNETVIAESGAIVEYILARYGNGKLHPDVNHADYSAYLQWLHYAEGSAMSAMLTKYITPSEAMKPFYDAQFDLHISYIESSLNGKTWFLGEELSGADIMMSFPLQFALMFVPKGKFPNIERFVAQVESNEYYRKACERVGELELKKLLS